The Streptomyces sp. HUAS CB01 genome has a segment encoding these proteins:
- a CDS encoding DUF6069 family protein, with the protein MSARKRRLRVTALTVLAPVLVWLVADPLLGHRLRLADGEQTLAIGAVPVAVVALLASLSGWGLLAALERFGVRRARAVWTGVAGAVLAVSFLPLIGDGMDGGTRVSLALMHLAVAAVLIPGLGGRSPGAGAGAAGG; encoded by the coding sequence GTGAGCGCGCGGAAAAGGCGCCTGAGGGTTACGGCCCTGACCGTCCTGGCCCCCGTCCTGGTGTGGCTGGTCGCGGACCCACTGCTGGGGCACCGGCTGCGGCTCGCCGACGGCGAGCAGACGCTCGCCATCGGCGCCGTGCCCGTGGCGGTCGTCGCACTGCTCGCGTCGCTCTCCGGCTGGGGACTGCTGGCCGCCCTGGAGCGGTTCGGGGTACGGCGTGCCCGCGCCGTCTGGACCGGTGTGGCCGGCGCCGTACTGGCCGTGTCCTTCCTGCCGCTCATCGGCGACGGCATGGACGGCGGCACCCGGGTCTCCCTCGCTCTGATGCACCTGGCGGTGGCGGCGGTGCTGATCCCGGGGCTGGGCGGCAGGTCCCCCGGGG
- a CDS encoding TetR/AcrR family transcriptional regulator, translating to MTAPKENQTTRRRAPGMSPEQRREMIIQTAIPLITEYGSAVTTAKIARAAGIGEGTIFRVFADKDELLQACIAEALSPEHAIRELGTIDVFQPLPDRLAEAAEALQAHMDRLGAIIGSLGHGGGKHPGTVRGAGRDESTTRIRAALAELLEPDKAALRRPPEQIAALFIGLLFTQPRTEDEPDLTSQELVEVFLHGALSGGAR from the coding sequence ATGACAGCACCGAAGGAGAACCAGACCACGCGCCGCCGCGCCCCCGGCATGTCGCCGGAGCAGCGCCGCGAAATGATCATCCAGACCGCGATCCCGCTGATCACCGAGTACGGCTCCGCCGTGACGACCGCGAAGATCGCCCGCGCCGCGGGCATCGGCGAGGGCACGATCTTCCGCGTCTTCGCCGACAAGGACGAGCTGCTGCAAGCCTGCATCGCGGAGGCGCTCTCCCCCGAGCACGCGATTCGCGAACTGGGCACGATCGACGTATTCCAGCCGCTGCCCGACCGGCTCGCGGAGGCGGCCGAGGCGCTGCAGGCGCACATGGACCGGCTTGGCGCGATCATCGGCTCGCTGGGGCACGGCGGCGGCAAGCACCCCGGCACGGTGCGCGGCGCGGGCCGTGACGAGTCGACGACCCGTATCCGCGCGGCCCTCGCGGAGCTGCTGGAGCCCGACAAGGCCGCCCTGCGTCGGCCGCCGGAGCAGATCGCGGCCCTCTTCATCGGGCTGCTCTTCACCCAGCCGCGTACGGAGGACGAGCCCGACCTGACCTCGCAGGAACTGGTGGAGGTCTTCCTGCACGGGGCGCTCTCGGGGGGCGCCAGGTGA
- a CDS encoding GNAT family N-acetyltransferase has translation MGPPAETLRHEKAVLHRWRVGDVDALDRAFVEARDHLLPWMPWAETEGRQETADFLHHAEKQWDAGEAYEYAITTRGSLVGGCGLMPRIGPGGLDIGYWLHPRWTGQGLATMAVTALVRQGLALPGIDRIEIRHDEANHASEAIPRRLGFTEIARRPLPEGPVTSGEVGVEVVWRLHRTAPSARRG, from the coding sequence ATGGGACCTCCCGCGGAGACGCTCCGCCACGAGAAGGCCGTACTGCACCGCTGGCGGGTGGGCGACGTCGACGCACTGGACCGGGCGTTCGTCGAGGCCCGCGACCACCTCCTGCCGTGGATGCCCTGGGCCGAGACCGAGGGACGGCAGGAGACGGCGGACTTCCTGCACCACGCCGAGAAGCAGTGGGACGCGGGCGAAGCGTACGAGTACGCGATCACGACCCGCGGTTCGCTCGTCGGCGGCTGCGGACTGATGCCCCGCATCGGCCCGGGCGGCCTGGACATCGGCTACTGGCTCCATCCCCGGTGGACCGGACAGGGCCTGGCCACCATGGCCGTCACGGCACTCGTCCGCCAGGGCCTCGCGCTACCGGGGATCGACCGCATCGAGATCCGCCATGACGAGGCCAACCACGCGAGCGAGGCGATTCCCCGCCGGCTGGGCTTCACGGAGATCGCACGCAGACCACTTCCCGAGGGGCCGGTCACCTCCGGCGAGGTGGGGGTCGAGGTGGTCTGGCGGCTGCACCGTACGGCCCCTTCGGCCCGCCGGGGGTGA
- a CDS encoding MFS transporter, with product MTVARTGTTTGPGDRRRLQRLTLTSSITGAVVVAVDGSVLTVVQPVMQRELHASFTQVQWTSTGYLIAVASLLVFAGRLGDRFGHRRVFTAGALGFAVTSAGIGLAGSAGLVIGLRVLQGVFGALLQPATLGMLRAAYPPGRLAMPIALRTSAIGLAVAAGPLVGGALAVRLGWRSVFFLSVAPALAVGVLVLLVRTPEPERADDSRAGLGLPGACLFAVCLGSLVHALVGLPGAGWTASTTLAVLAATVAGAAFAACERRTASPLVPPAVLRSVPLVASLAVLVSASAALFGTLFLGTYLLQHVLGLDPFASALRMLPLAVVMVLGAPAAAPLQRRYGHRRTAVAGMALFALGILLTSRLDGQSTPWASGPAFLVVGAGFCLVMVTATAVVVREAPLGAEGVSGGLQQTAMNIGPVLGVALVTMLMGAAAPGAGPGPVGGPAFTAAMGTALVVLAAVASLGALVATRLPGRTDGRGRRPV from the coding sequence ATGACCGTCGCGCGGACGGGCACCACCACGGGGCCGGGGGACCGACGTCGCCTCCAGCGGCTGACCCTCACCAGCAGCATCACCGGTGCCGTGGTCGTCGCCGTGGACGGCTCCGTGCTCACCGTCGTCCAGCCGGTGATGCAGCGTGAGCTCCACGCGTCGTTCACCCAGGTCCAGTGGACCAGTACCGGCTATCTGATCGCCGTGGCGAGCCTGCTCGTGTTCGCGGGCCGGCTCGGGGACCGCTTCGGCCACCGCCGCGTCTTCACCGCGGGGGCGCTGGGCTTCGCCGTCACATCGGCGGGGATCGGCCTCGCCGGGAGCGCCGGGCTCGTGATCGGACTGCGGGTGCTCCAGGGCGTCTTCGGCGCCCTGCTGCAGCCGGCCACGCTCGGCATGCTCCGCGCCGCGTATCCCCCCGGCAGGCTGGCCATGCCCATCGCGCTGCGCACCAGCGCCATCGGGCTGGCGGTCGCCGCGGGGCCGCTCGTCGGCGGCGCGCTCGCCGTCCGGCTGGGGTGGCGTTCCGTCTTCTTCCTGAGCGTCGCACCCGCACTCGCCGTCGGCGTGCTCGTCCTCCTGGTGCGGACACCGGAGCCGGAGCGCGCCGACGACTCCCGAGCCGGTCTCGGTCTGCCGGGCGCCTGTCTGTTCGCGGTCTGTCTCGGAAGCCTGGTGCACGCCCTCGTGGGACTGCCCGGGGCCGGCTGGACGGCGTCGACCACCCTCGCGGTCCTCGCCGCCACGGTCGCGGGGGCGGCTTTCGCGGCCTGCGAGCGGCGGACCGCGAGTCCGCTCGTACCGCCCGCCGTGCTGCGGTCGGTGCCCCTCGTGGCGTCACTGGCCGTGCTGGTGTCGGCGTCCGCCGCGCTGTTCGGGACCCTCTTCCTCGGCACGTACCTGCTCCAACACGTCCTCGGGCTGGACCCGTTCGCGAGTGCGCTGCGCATGCTGCCGTTGGCGGTGGTGATGGTGCTCGGCGCCCCCGCGGCCGCTCCGCTCCAGCGCCGGTACGGCCACCGGCGCACGGCGGTGGCGGGAATGGCGCTGTTCGCGCTGGGCATCCTCCTCACGTCCCGCCTCGACGGGCAGTCGACGCCCTGGGCGTCCGGGCCGGCCTTCCTGGTCGTCGGCGCCGGCTTCTGCCTCGTGATGGTCACGGCGACCGCCGTCGTCGTGCGCGAGGCGCCCCTCGGCGCGGAAGGCGTGTCCGGCGGGCTCCAGCAGACCGCGATGAACATCGGTCCGGTGCTGGGGGTGGCGCTGGTGACGATGCTGATGGGTGCCGCGGCGCCGGGGGCCGGTCCTGGACCCGTCGGCGGACCGGCCTTCACGGCCGCGATGGGGACCGCGCTCGTCGTCCTCGCCGCGGTGGCCTCCCTGGGCGCGCTCGTGGCCACGCGCCTGCCGGGCCGTACGGACGGGCGGGGACGGCGTCCGGTGTGA